From one Thamnophis elegans isolate rThaEle1 chromosome 9, rThaEle1.pri, whole genome shotgun sequence genomic stretch:
- the SMIM20 gene encoding small integral membrane protein 20, with protein sequence MAPLGRYVLVFGGFAAAVGLTLYPIYFYPMSHLGDYKKAQSINRAGIIQEDVQPPGLKVWSDPFGRK encoded by the exons ATGGCGCCCCTCGGCCGCTACGTTCTGGTCTTCGGCGGCTTCGCTGCTGCGGTGGGCCTGACCCTCTACCCCATCTACTTTTACCCCATGAGCCACCTGGGGGACTACA aaAAGGCACAAAGTATAAATCGAGCCGGCATTATCCAAGAAGATGTACAGCCTCCAG GATTAAAAGTGTGGTCTGATCCgtttggaagaaaataa